A single region of the Pseudorhodoplanes sp. genome encodes:
- a CDS encoding branched-chain amino acid ABC transporter permease has translation MIHDGESVAFLTRRHRFHLIEVLPWALAVAAFFAFPTYLQLGSQILIMAMFALSLDLILGFAGIVTLGHAALFGVGAYAAGILSVHAGWNEPLTGLVAAGASAALVGLISGWVILRTHGLTLLMLTIATAILLHEFTNEQGHITGGANGLSGIMMDPLLGIFSFDFYGRTGYFYALAVVLVSFLIARIVVFSPFGQSLKGIRENEARMHAIGTPVHRRKLIIYTISSAMAGVAGGLLAQTTQFVGDDVLSFGRSADVLIILILGGTGRLYGALVGAPVYMVIQDQLAKQYPEYWQLGIGLMLVAAVFFARNGIVGLWDERPAYWRRRPA, from the coding sequence GTGATCCACGACGGAGAATCCGTTGCCTTCCTCACCAGGCGCCATCGTTTCCATCTGATCGAGGTTCTGCCTTGGGCGCTCGCCGTTGCCGCCTTCTTCGCATTTCCCACTTATCTGCAATTGGGATCGCAGATCCTGATCATGGCGATGTTCGCCTTGTCGCTCGATCTCATTCTCGGCTTCGCCGGCATTGTGACGCTAGGCCACGCGGCTCTGTTTGGCGTTGGCGCCTACGCGGCCGGCATCCTTTCCGTCCATGCCGGTTGGAACGAGCCATTGACCGGCCTCGTGGCGGCCGGTGCTTCGGCTGCATTGGTCGGATTGATCTCGGGATGGGTAATCCTTAGAACGCACGGCCTGACGTTACTGATGCTGACGATCGCAACGGCCATCCTTCTGCATGAGTTTACCAACGAGCAGGGCCACATTACCGGAGGCGCGAACGGGCTGTCAGGCATCATGATGGACCCGCTGTTGGGCATCTTCAGTTTCGATTTCTACGGGCGTACCGGATACTTTTATGCGCTCGCGGTCGTGCTGGTCAGTTTCCTTATCGCGCGGATCGTTGTTTTTTCGCCTTTCGGCCAATCGCTCAAGGGCATCCGCGAGAACGAGGCCCGCATGCATGCGATCGGCACGCCTGTGCATCGGCGCAAGCTGATCATCTACACCATCTCTTCCGCTATGGCAGGTGTCGCTGGCGGGTTGCTGGCCCAGACCACGCAGTTTGTCGGTGACGACGTGCTGAGCTTCGGGCGTTCGGCGGACGTGCTCATCATTCTAATTCTCGGGGGCACCGGCCGGCTCTATGGCGCCCTCGTCGGCGCTCCGGTTTACATGGTGATCCAAGACCAACTGGCCAAACAGTATCCTGAATACTGGCAACTCGGCATCGGTCTGATGCTCGTGGCGGCGGTGTTTTTCGCGCGCAATGGAATTGTCGGGCTTTGGGATGAGCGTCCGGCCTATTGGCGGAGGCGTCCTGCATGA
- a CDS encoding branched-chain amino acid ABC transporter permease — protein sequence MPNIFDIIVSVVFDGVSFAIILFIVSVGLSVTMGLMGFANLAHGAFAMIGGYFAASAMSQLGIPFLLAVLLAAVATGLVSVPFERFLYRPLYQASLLDQAKLTIGLVFISVAMATMIWGPLNIQLQIPDYLSGQVDLGFRKFPTYRAFLNVVGLAAIIGLWYGIERTTIGAMIRAAVDNRVMAQSVGIDVDRLFTLTFALGSALAAMGGALGIRILGLTPTFAIEYLVYFLVVVAVGGLGSIRGAFFAALTLGIVDNAGKYFFPKLGAFFFFMVTFIVLLKWPNGLFGRR from the coding sequence ATGCCCAATATTTTCGACATCATTGTCAGCGTTGTGTTCGACGGCGTGTCCTTCGCCATCATCCTGTTCATCGTCTCGGTGGGACTCAGCGTCACCATGGGGTTGATGGGCTTCGCCAACTTGGCCCATGGGGCTTTCGCCATGATCGGCGGCTATTTCGCCGCGTCGGCGATGAGCCAGCTCGGGATACCCTTTCTGCTGGCTGTGTTGCTCGCCGCCGTCGCTACTGGCCTGGTCAGCGTCCCGTTCGAGCGTTTCCTTTATCGCCCGCTCTATCAGGCCAGCTTGCTCGATCAGGCGAAGCTGACGATCGGTTTGGTGTTCATATCCGTGGCGATGGCCACGATGATCTGGGGCCCGCTCAACATCCAGCTGCAGATCCCGGATTACCTGTCGGGCCAGGTCGACTTGGGCTTCCGTAAGTTCCCCACCTATCGCGCCTTTCTCAACGTCGTGGGCCTCGCCGCTATCATCGGGCTCTGGTACGGCATCGAGCGCACCACGATTGGCGCCATGATCCGGGCGGCCGTCGATAACAGGGTGATGGCGCAGTCCGTAGGCATCGATGTGGACCGCCTTTTCACGCTGACCTTTGCGCTTGGGAGCGCGCTCGCTGCGATGGGCGGCGCCCTTGGCATCAGGATCCTGGGCCTGACGCCGACCTTCGCGATCGAATATCTAGTCTATTTTCTCGTGGTCGTGGCCGTCGGCGGGCTCGGCAGCATCCGCGGGGCTTTCTTTGCCGCCCTGACGTTGGGAATCGTCGACAACGCGGGCAAGTACTTCTTCCCCAAGCTGGGGGCGTTCTTCTTTTTCATGGTCACGTTTATCGTGCTTCTCAAATGGCCGAACGGCCTCTTCGGAAGGAGATAA
- the hcrB gene encoding 4-hydroxybenzoyl-CoA reductase subunit beta: MKNPAEFRLMRPATIGDAIQAFIQNDDALYLAGGTDLIANIRRGIKRPRALIELNTIREMRGIERVDGGLRIGANTTLAELVASSDLVGAHAVLARAASLVAGPTHREVATLGGNLSLDTRCVYYNQSEWWRSANDYCLKSGGEVCHVAPNTRQCFACYSGDIAPAALVLGAKVGLAGPEGARTIPLQDLYREDGADHLSLRRGEIVTDVFVPVAPSLRTGYEKVRVRGAVDFPLAGVAVALHRDADKLSGLSIAFTGTNSRPLLVEGTAALTGTHLDAVALGKLVARQIKPMRSTSISYLYRRKVASNVARTLALRLWTGD, translated from the coding sequence ATGAAGAATCCAGCCGAATTTCGATTGATGCGGCCTGCAACCATCGGCGACGCCATCCAAGCCTTCATTCAAAACGACGATGCCCTCTATCTGGCCGGCGGAACTGACCTCATTGCCAATATACGTCGCGGCATCAAGCGGCCGCGGGCCCTCATCGAGCTCAACACCATCCGCGAGATGCGGGGGATCGAACGGGTCGACGGTGGTCTGCGCATCGGCGCCAACACGACGCTCGCAGAGCTCGTCGCCAGTTCTGACCTCGTCGGCGCGCATGCCGTGTTGGCCAGGGCGGCCAGCCTCGTGGCCGGTCCGACCCATCGCGAGGTGGCGACGCTAGGGGGCAACCTGTCCTTGGACACCCGTTGCGTCTATTACAATCAAAGCGAGTGGTGGCGCTCCGCCAACGACTACTGTCTGAAGAGCGGCGGCGAGGTCTGCCACGTCGCACCCAACACGAGACAATGCTTCGCTTGTTATTCCGGCGACATTGCCCCCGCCGCCTTGGTGTTGGGTGCAAAGGTTGGGCTTGCCGGGCCCGAAGGCGCGCGGACGATCCCGCTCCAGGACCTGTATCGGGAGGATGGCGCCGATCACCTGTCGCTCCGTCGCGGCGAGATCGTGACGGACGTGTTCGTTCCCGTCGCGCCGAGCCTGCGGACCGGATACGAGAAGGTGCGCGTGCGCGGAGCGGTGGATTTCCCTCTGGCCGGCGTGGCTGTCGCGCTGCACCGTGATGCAGACAAGCTGAGCGGCTTGTCCATCGCCTTCACCGGCACCAACAGCCGGCCGCTGCTGGTTGAGGGGACAGCCGCGCTGACGGGCACGCACTTGGACGCCGTGGCGTTGGGCAAACTCGTGGCCAGGCAGATAAAGCCCATGCGCTCGACCTCCATCTCCTACCTGTATCGGCGGAAGGTGGCCTCGAACGTTGCGCGGACGCTGGCGCTCCGATTGTGGACGGGGGATTAG
- a CDS encoding 2Fe-2S iron-sulfur cluster-binding protein, producing MKSILRLTVNGKLREDAVDETELLLDYLRGQVGLSGTKQGCDGGECGACTVLVDGRPRLSCLTLSHSVAGLSIETIEGQVRRGGELSPLQRAFHEKLGTQCGYCTPGMIMAAEGLLRRNPHADDDSIRQALAGNICRCTGYVKIIEAVRAAAGTSGKKAT from the coding sequence ATGAAATCCATCCTTCGTTTGACCGTAAACGGTAAACTGCGCGAGGATGCAGTCGACGAGACTGAGCTTCTGCTGGATTACCTTCGCGGACAGGTCGGACTGTCCGGCACCAAGCAGGGCTGCGATGGCGGCGAGTGCGGCGCATGCACGGTGCTAGTGGACGGAAGGCCGCGGCTCTCGTGTTTGACCTTGAGCCACAGCGTTGCCGGGCTCAGCATTGAGACCATCGAGGGTCAGGTCCGGCGCGGCGGCGAACTGTCGCCGTTGCAGCGGGCGTTTCACGAGAAGCTGGGCACCCAGTGCGGCTACTGCACGCCGGGCATGATTATGGCCGCCGAGGGATTGCTCAGGCGCAATCCTCATGCGGACGATGACAGCATCCGCCAAGCCCTAGCAGGCAATATCTGCCGCTGCACTGGATATGTGAAGATCATCGAGGCAGTGCGCGCCGCCGCCGGGACCAGCGGCAAGAAGGCCACCTAA
- a CDS encoding enoyl-CoA hydratase — MAYQNIIVEKRGQVGIIRLNRPEALNALNNQLMEELTEAIDGLESDDEVGALIITGNEKAFAAGADIKDMKDMSFMQAYMSDFVTQGWERVTRCRKPVLAAVAGYALGGGCELAMMCDFILAADNAKFGQPEAAIGALPGAGGTQRLTRAVGKSKAMEMCLTGRMMNADEAERIGLVSRVLPVAELMDEAVRTAEGVARLSRPALYMIKESVNRAFETTLREGILFERRMFHAMFATDDIKEGMNAFAEKRRPNFVHR, encoded by the coding sequence GTGGCCTATCAGAACATCATCGTCGAGAAGCGGGGCCAGGTCGGCATCATAAGGCTCAATCGCCCCGAGGCACTCAACGCTCTCAACAACCAGCTGATGGAAGAACTCACCGAAGCCATCGACGGGCTCGAATCGGATGACGAAGTCGGCGCGCTGATCATCACCGGCAACGAGAAAGCCTTCGCAGCGGGAGCCGACATCAAGGACATGAAGGACATGTCCTTCATGCAGGCCTATATGAGCGATTTTGTGACCCAGGGCTGGGAGCGCGTGACTCGTTGCCGCAAGCCGGTCCTGGCAGCGGTGGCGGGCTATGCTCTGGGTGGCGGCTGCGAATTGGCGATGATGTGCGACTTCATTCTTGCTGCAGACAATGCGAAGTTCGGGCAGCCTGAAGCTGCCATTGGGGCCTTGCCGGGCGCGGGCGGCACGCAGCGCCTCACCCGCGCTGTCGGCAAGTCCAAGGCTATGGAGATGTGCCTGACCGGTCGCATGATGAATGCCGATGAAGCGGAGCGGATCGGCCTCGTCAGTCGCGTACTTCCGGTCGCTGAGCTGATGGACGAGGCGGTAAGGACAGCGGAAGGCGTGGCAAGGCTGTCGCGGCCGGCTCTTTATATGATTAAGGAATCGGTCAACCGGGCGTTTGAGACGACTCTGAGAGAGGGCATCTTGTTCGAGCGCCGCATGTTTCACGCCATGTTCGCAACCGATGATATCAAGGAAGGCATGAATGCCTTTGCCGAGAAGCGGCGGCCGAATTTCGTTCATCGCTAG
- a CDS encoding bifunctional acetate--CoA ligase family protein/GNAT family N-acetyltransferase has product MGARALEYLFEPRSIAVIGASNTPHRIGRVIMRNLLGGGFSGPIMPVNPRHRAVGGVLTYPDVVSLPETPDLAVVATPPNSVPRLIAELGARGARAAIVMTGEPKGHPDTTQRILGQAILKAAAPYGLRVLGTGSLGMLVPRIGLNASVSHIQATPGKIAFVSQSGALCTAVLDWARPKGIGFSHFISLGDCTDIDFGDVLDILGADPEVRAILLYIETFRERRNFVAAARAAARDKPVLVIKAAQMAVRGRQIEAIRRAGLTEAMVKPDEVHDAVIRRAGMLRVGDIDELFAAVETLARVRPIHGDRIAIVANGGGLGAMAANALRESDGQPCLLSEETQRRLDAVVGENWSRTNPIDIAVGSKPEHYAGALKVLIEDENIDTVLVAHAPNAIASSDAAAGAVIDTVRRHGGLVLTSWVGGETVTPARRMFAEAGLPTYDTPRQAVCAFMHMVHYNRNQEMLLQTPPSTPVEFAPRVEEAQAKVARALAETNGVLSGPAAKAVLAAYDVPVANSGFARTPEEAGTLAAEFGFPAALSIMSPDVPHKWEVGGVALHLGSADAVISSARLMLRQVSQEIAGARIDGFAVQRMTFRPHARQLMIGMSTDSLFGPVIVFGDGGRSADVVRDHAIGLPPLNLPLAADLVSRTRVARLLDAHHGRPAADRSALYLTLVKISQLVVDIPEITAIDINPIFVDEEGVLVIDVDIRADVPSGIGHQRLSIQPYPKWLEERANMRDGRIILLRPIRPEDETLQQTLMSRMSHEDIYFRFFRHMRKFGHLEMARLTQIDYDREMAFIAVAAGPDGNPESLGVVRTVTDTDNDSAEFSVLVRSDLKGQGLGTLLMRKMIRYCRERGTMKMVGRVLMANADMLRLARKLSFAIRYASDDEIVDVSLSLNEDR; this is encoded by the coding sequence ATGGGCGCCCGCGCGCTCGAATACCTCTTTGAGCCCCGGTCCATAGCTGTCATCGGTGCCTCGAATACGCCGCACCGGATCGGCAGGGTGATCATGCGTAATCTTTTGGGGGGAGGGTTTTCCGGCCCGATCATGCCCGTCAACCCGAGACACCGAGCTGTAGGCGGCGTGCTCACTTATCCCGATGTTGTCAGCCTACCCGAAACTCCAGATCTGGCGGTCGTGGCAACACCTCCAAATTCTGTGCCGCGTTTGATAGCCGAACTGGGCGCCCGTGGCGCGCGCGCCGCAATTGTCATGACCGGTGAGCCGAAAGGACATCCCGACACCACCCAGCGGATCCTTGGCCAGGCAATCCTGAAAGCTGCGGCGCCATATGGTCTGCGTGTCCTTGGAACGGGTAGTCTAGGAATGCTGGTGCCGCGCATCGGCCTCAATGCTAGCGTTTCTCATATCCAAGCTACTCCCGGGAAGATCGCTTTTGTTTCTCAGTCGGGAGCGCTGTGCACGGCCGTCCTTGATTGGGCGCGGCCCAAGGGTATCGGCTTTTCGCATTTTATTTCGTTGGGCGACTGCACCGACATTGATTTCGGCGATGTGCTTGACATCCTAGGCGCGGATCCGGAGGTGAGGGCGATTTTGCTTTATATCGAAACCTTCCGCGAGCGGCGCAATTTCGTAGCTGCCGCCCGGGCCGCGGCTCGCGACAAGCCGGTGCTGGTGATCAAGGCAGCACAGATGGCGGTGCGCGGGCGTCAGATCGAGGCGATTCGACGCGCGGGTCTTACGGAAGCAATGGTCAAACCCGACGAAGTCCATGACGCCGTTATCCGTCGTGCCGGTATGCTGCGGGTCGGCGATATCGACGAGTTGTTCGCGGCAGTGGAGACTTTGGCGCGCGTGCGTCCGATACACGGCGACCGCATTGCCATTGTCGCCAATGGTGGCGGATTGGGTGCCATGGCAGCGAATGCGCTGCGCGAAAGCGATGGCCAGCCGTGTCTGTTATCCGAGGAAACGCAGCGGCGGCTCGATGCGGTCGTCGGGGAGAATTGGTCGCGCACGAACCCCATCGACATTGCCGTGGGCAGCAAACCCGAGCATTACGCCGGAGCGCTCAAGGTGCTGATCGAGGACGAGAACATCGACACCGTGCTGGTCGCGCACGCACCGAACGCCATCGCTTCCTCAGACGCCGCCGCAGGCGCGGTAATCGACACGGTCCGCCGCCATGGTGGACTGGTGCTGACCTCTTGGGTGGGCGGAGAGACCGTGACGCCGGCACGGCGGATGTTCGCCGAAGCCGGATTGCCCACCTATGACACTCCGCGCCAGGCGGTGTGTGCCTTCATGCATATGGTCCATTATAACCGCAACCAGGAAATGCTGCTGCAGACTCCGCCCTCGACGCCGGTCGAGTTCGCGCCGCGAGTCGAAGAGGCCCAGGCGAAGGTTGCTCGCGCATTAGCCGAAACCAACGGTGTCCTGTCCGGGCCGGCGGCCAAGGCGGTTCTGGCTGCGTATGATGTGCCGGTGGCAAACAGCGGGTTCGCTCGCACCCCGGAAGAAGCGGGCACTCTGGCGGCGGAGTTCGGCTTTCCCGCCGCGCTCAGCATCATGTCTCCTGATGTACCGCATAAATGGGAGGTCGGCGGGGTGGCACTGCATCTTGGCAGCGCCGACGCCGTCATCAGCTCGGCGCGTCTGATGCTCCGGCAGGTTAGTCAGGAGATCGCCGGTGCCCGCATCGATGGCTTCGCGGTACAACGCATGACCTTTCGTCCGCACGCACGCCAGCTGATGATCGGTATGTCGACAGACTCGTTGTTCGGTCCGGTCATCGTCTTCGGCGACGGTGGGCGCTCTGCCGACGTTGTTCGCGACCATGCAATCGGGCTGCCGCCACTTAACCTGCCGCTTGCTGCCGACCTTGTGTCGCGAACGCGGGTCGCGCGCCTGCTCGACGCTCACCACGGGCGTCCGGCGGCCGATCGTAGCGCGCTCTATCTGACCTTGGTCAAAATCTCTCAGCTCGTCGTCGATATCCCCGAGATCACGGCAATCGATATCAACCCGATTTTTGTCGATGAGGAGGGCGTGCTGGTCATCGATGTCGATATTCGAGCGGATGTGCCATCCGGCATCGGCCACCAGCGACTTTCCATCCAGCCCTATCCCAAGTGGTTGGAGGAGCGAGCCAACATGCGCGATGGCCGGATTATTCTTCTCCGACCCATTCGCCCGGAGGATGAAACCCTGCAGCAGACATTAATGTCACGCATGAGCCATGAGGATATCTATTTCCGCTTCTTTCGCCACATGCGCAAATTTGGGCACCTGGAAATGGCCCGCCTTACGCAGATTGACTATGATCGTGAGATGGCCTTCATTGCGGTCGCCGCAGGCCCCGACGGAAATCCGGAAAGCTTGGGTGTTGTCCGCACTGTCACGGACACTGATAATGATTCGGCCGAATTTTCTGTGCTGGTACGGTCCGATCTCAAGGGCCAGGGCCTGGGCACGCTTCTGATGCGAAAAATGATCCGCTATTGTCGTGAACGCGGCACCATGAAGATGGTTGGTCGGGTTCTGATGGCAAATGCCGATATGCTACGCTTGGCAAGGAAGCTTTCCTTTGCGATCCGCTACGCATCAGATGACGAGATTGTCGATGTTAGCCTGTCTCTTAATGAAGACCGGTAG
- a CDS encoding IS3 family transposase (programmed frameshift) — translation MKRSKFSEAQIAFVLKQAEDGTAIGEVCRKAGISEATFYNWRKKYAGLMPSEMKRLRQLEDENGKLKKLVADLSLDRAMLQDVLRRKPMKPARRRQLVDHARSTWKVSIRRACSVLVTEPSTYHYKSRRAGQAPLCHRMKEIAATRVRYGYRRIHVLLRREGWPVNAKRVYRLYREMGLQLRNKTPRRRVKARLRDDRKPATRSNEIWAMDFVHDQLATGRKLRVLTIVDTFSRFSPATEVRFNFRGADVVEVLERVGRQLGYPKAIRVDQGSEFVSRDLDLWAYQRDVTLDFSRPGKPTDNAFIESFNGKFRSECLNAHWFMSLDDAQRKCEAWRRHYNEERPHSAIGNRPPIDVLNRSAAHGPPLVEQAGNSPAA, via the exons ATGAAGAGATCGAAGTTTTCGGAGGCGCAGATTGCCTTCGTGCTGAAGCAGGCGGAGGACGGCACCGCGATCGGCGAAGTCTGCCGGAAGGCAGGGATCTCCGAAGCCACGTTCTACAACTGGCGTAAGAAGTATGCCGGTCTGATGCCCTCGGAGATGAAGCGCCTGCGTCAGCTCGAGGATGAGAACGGCAAGCTCAAGAAGCTGGTCGCCGACCTGTCGCTTGATCGCGCCATGCTGCAGGATGTTCTTCGCCGCAAAC CTATGAAGCCTGCCCGGCGTCGGCAGTTGGTCGATCATGCGCGATCGACCTGGAAGGTCTCGATCCGTCGCGCCTGTTCAGTCCTGGTGACGGAGCCCTCGACCTACCACTACAAGAGCCGCCGCGCTGGGCAGGCGCCCCTTTGCCACCGGATGAAGGAGATCGCCGCAACACGGGTGCGCTACGGCTACCGGCGGATTCATGTGCTGCTGCGGCGTGAGGGCTGGCCGGTGAACGCCAAGCGCGTCTATCGGCTGTATCGCGAGATGGGCCTGCAATTGCGCAACAAAACGCCCAGGCGCCGGGTCAAGGCCAGGCTGCGAGACGACCGTAAGCCAGCGACCCGCTCGAACGAGATCTGGGCGATGGACTTCGTGCACGATCAACTCGCCACCGGCCGCAAGTTGCGCGTGCTCACCATCGTGGACACGTTCTCCCGGTTTTCGCCGGCGACGGAAGTGCGCTTCAACTTYCGCGGTGCCGATGTTGTCGAGGTGCTTGAACGTGTCGGCCGCCAGCTTGGCTATCCAAAGGCCATCCGGGTCGACCAGGGCAGCGAGTTCGTCTCGCGCGATCTCGATCTCTGGGCCTACCAGCGTGACGTCACGCTCGACTTCTCCCGGCCAGGCAAGCCCACCGACAACGCATTCATCGAGTCGTTCAACGGCAAGTTCCGGAGCGAGTGTCTGAACGCACACTGGTTCATGAGCCTCGACGATGCGCAGCGAAAATGCGAGGCTTGGCGTAGACACTACAACGAGGAGCGACCACACAGCGCGATCGGCAACCGACCGCCGATCGACGTGCTGAATCGATCAGCGGCGCACGGCCCGCCACTGGTCGAACAGGCTGGAAATTCCCCAGCCGCGTGA
- a CDS encoding methyl-accepting chemotaxis protein → MSFLDNLKISVKILTLIALLGIVTAFLVIQSSREMVQINDAYHGMLDGPARARVEFARGLRRVIDLAHASYQTLAYDANSSEAKGAIALIDTAYKRGTANLDLAIKFHPQSKADYEKFKRAFGELHQQAKNASELSLKNQSEAARAAVAALDKRINALSDEMMAFSNALRGQMDANMNVQAASASAAVKWNYIIGFSALAICLALGLWIAMFKISKPLSRMAERMGTLANGNLDVEIEGQMRRDEVGVMAKAVQVFKDNALALKAAEVEAQEQRRIAEEERARNEAARAEAARQVQKVVVGLGAGLERLAQGDLTYRVTDEFSDEYKKIQEDFNAAIGQLQDTIKDIAFSNSEVSSAAAEISTSTTDLSQRTEEQAASLEQTSASMEEMAATVKKNAENAQHANQLTQGTQEVANRGGAVVAQAVTAMAAIEQSSRKISDIISVIDEIARQTNLLALNAAVEAARAGEAGRGFAVVASEVRTLAQRSSQAAKDITELITDSSGQVREGVDLVNKAGQSLTEIVASIKDVAAIVADIANASAEQASGIDQINKALSQMDEVTQQNSALVEENAATAKTLEDQQTAMNQRVGYFRFDRDGGSIKNPTANKGPATQRPVPAAAHAARRGPVGRIQSNLATALKAETEWEEF, encoded by the coding sequence ATGAGTTTCCTGGATAATCTTAAAATCTCGGTCAAAATTCTCACCCTGATAGCGCTATTAGGTATTGTGACAGCATTTCTTGTGATTCAGAGCAGCCGGGAAATGGTGCAGATCAATGACGCCTATCATGGAATGCTCGATGGGCCTGCACGCGCGCGGGTTGAATTCGCTAGGGGCCTACGTCGCGTTATTGACCTGGCTCACGCAAGCTACCAGACGCTGGCGTATGATGCCAACTCTTCTGAAGCGAAAGGCGCTATCGCGTTGATTGACACCGCTTACAAGCGGGGCACTGCAAATCTCGACCTTGCAATTAAATTTCACCCGCAAAGCAAGGCGGATTACGAGAAGTTCAAGCGCGCTTTTGGGGAATTGCACCAACAGGCCAAAAATGCGTCCGAACTCAGCTTGAAGAATCAAAGCGAGGCTGCGCGTGCAGCGGTTGCTGCACTGGATAAACGCATCAACGCACTGTCCGACGAAATGATGGCCTTTAGCAATGCGCTGAGAGGCCAGATGGACGCGAATATGAATGTGCAGGCGGCGTCAGCTAGTGCCGCAGTGAAGTGGAATTACATTATCGGATTCTCCGCGCTTGCGATCTGTCTCGCGCTTGGCCTCTGGATCGCAATGTTCAAGATTTCAAAGCCGCTCAGCCGAATGGCAGAACGCATGGGCACTTTGGCCAACGGCAATCTCGATGTCGAGATTGAGGGACAGATGCGCCGCGACGAAGTTGGCGTCATGGCCAAGGCCGTGCAGGTATTTAAAGACAATGCCCTGGCTTTGAAGGCTGCGGAAGTGGAGGCGCAGGAGCAGCGTCGTATTGCCGAGGAAGAGCGTGCGCGTAACGAGGCCGCGCGGGCCGAAGCGGCGCGTCAAGTGCAGAAGGTGGTGGTGGGCCTGGGGGCTGGTCTTGAGCGACTGGCGCAGGGCGACCTGACTTATCGCGTCACCGATGAATTCTCCGACGAATACAAGAAGATCCAGGAGGATTTCAACGCCGCAATAGGCCAGTTGCAAGACACCATCAAGGATATCGCATTTTCAAACTCGGAAGTATCGAGTGCAGCGGCAGAAATTTCGACGAGCACGACCGATCTTTCGCAGCGAACCGAGGAGCAGGCTGCTAGCCTAGAGCAGACCTCCGCCTCAATGGAGGAGATGGCGGCCACGGTGAAGAAGAACGCCGAGAATGCCCAGCATGCTAACCAGCTCACACAGGGTACGCAGGAGGTCGCGAATCGTGGCGGTGCGGTCGTGGCCCAAGCGGTAACTGCGATGGCAGCAATCGAGCAATCCTCGCGTAAAATATCGGACATCATTTCAGTGATTGATGAAATCGCACGGCAAACCAATCTACTGGCGCTTAATGCGGCGGTGGAGGCGGCCCGTGCCGGTGAAGCCGGCCGCGGCTTTGCGGTCGTTGCCTCTGAGGTGCGCACCCTGGCGCAGCGGTCCTCGCAGGCGGCCAAAGACATCACCGAGCTGATCACTGATTCGTCGGGCCAGGTCCGGGAAGGGGTCGATCTGGTGAACAAGGCAGGCCAGTCGCTGACCGAGATTGTGGCTTCGATCAAGGACGTAGCAGCGATAGTCGCTGATATTGCAAATGCCAGCGCCGAGCAGGCCTCCGGCATTGACCAGATCAACAAGGCATTGAGCCAGATGGATGAGGTAACGCAGCAGAACTCGGCGCTAGTCGAGGAAAATGCGGCAACGGCGAAAACCTTGGAGGATCAGCAAACAGCAATGAACCAGCGGGTCGGCTATTTCCGCTTCGACAGGGACGGCGGATCGATAAAGAATCCGACTGCAAACAAGGGCCCCGCGACCCAACGCCCGGTGCCAGCAGCAGCTCATGCCGCTCGTCGAGGCCCGGTCGGGCGCATTCAATCCAACCTCGCAACCGCCCTCAAGGCGGAGACCGAGTGGGAAGAGTTTTAA
- a CDS encoding chemotaxis protein CheW, protein MTPHTTNRADHARANSADSDSDEVDDQLLDRTQFISFAIGPDQYGVDIMVVREIKGWSEITHLPKQPDYVRGVLNLRGVMVPIIDLRCRFGQGMTETTEVHIVIIVQIGARQVGLLGDRVLDIISIDPAQIQPVPRVAQTPRIDSLAGLVTIESGTIALIDVPHLLSHQCDDAMTVAA, encoded by the coding sequence ATGACACCGCACACCACAAATAGGGCCGATCATGCGCGGGCGAATTCCGCTGATTCTGACAGCGACGAGGTTGATGATCAGCTGTTGGACCGAACGCAGTTCATCAGTTTTGCGATCGGGCCCGACCAATATGGCGTCGACATCATGGTTGTGCGAGAAATCAAGGGCTGGTCCGAAATCACGCATCTGCCCAAACAGCCGGATTATGTGCGCGGCGTGCTCAATTTGCGCGGGGTAATGGTGCCGATCATCGATCTGCGGTGCCGTTTCGGTCAGGGCATGACCGAAACGACAGAAGTGCACATCGTCATTATTGTGCAGATTGGTGCGCGCCAAGTCGGGCTTCTCGGCGACCGGGTACTCGACATTATTTCGATTGATCCGGCGCAAATTCAGCCCGTGCCGCGGGTGGCGCAGACCCCACGCATCGACTCTCTGGCCGGCCTCGTAACCATTGAAAGCGGCACGATCGCCCTGATCGATGTGCCACATCTGCTCTCGCACCAATGCGATGACGCAATGACGGTTGCGGCATAG